A portion of the Equus quagga isolate Etosha38 chromosome 17, UCLA_HA_Equagga_1.0, whole genome shotgun sequence genome contains these proteins:
- the C17H11orf68 gene encoding UPF0696 protein C11orf68 homolog isoform X2, translating to MIFLIRAWEWGRELGPRGLHPRKGRWGRTRMEPGEELEEEDSPGGREDGFTAEHLAAEAMAADMDPWLVFDARTTPASELDAWLAKYPPSQVTRYGDPGSPNSEPVGWIAAYGQGYIPNSGDVQGLQAAWEALQTSGRPVTPGTLRQLAITHHVLSGKWLMHLTPGFKLDHAWAGIARAVVEGRLQVAKVSPRAREGGRQVICVYTDDFTDRLGVLEADAAIRAAGIKCLLTYKPDVYTYLGIYRANRWHLCPTLYESRFQLGGSARGSRVLDRANNVELT from the exons ATGATCTTCTTGATCCGCGCCTGGGAATGGGGCAGAGAGCTCGGACCCCGTGGCCTCCATCCCAGAAAGGGGCGCTGGGGGAGAACAAG GATGGAGCCAggtgaggagctggaggaggaggactcCCCAGGCGGCCGCGAGGATGGCTTCACTGCTGAGCACCTGGCCGCGGAGGCCATGGCAGCTGACATGGACCCCTGGTTGGTGTTTGATGCCCGCACTACACCTGCCTCGGAGCTGGATGCCTGGTTGGCCAAGTACCCGCCATCCCAAGTTACCCGCTATGGCGACCCCGGCTCGCCCAACTCGGAGCCCGTGGGCTGGATTGCAGCATATGGGCAGGGCTATATCCCCAACTCGGGCGACGTGCAGGGCCTGCAGGCAGCTTGGGAAGCTCTGCAGACCAGCGGGCGGCCTGTCACACCGGGTACCCTGCGCCAGCTGGCCATCACCCACCACGTGCTCTCGGGCAAGTGGCTGATGCACCTGACACCTGGCTTCAAGCTGGACCACGCCTGGGCTGGCATTGCTCGGGCCGTGGTTGAGGGCCGGCTGCAGGTGGCCAAGGTGAGCCCACGGGCCAGGGAGGGTGGGCGCCAGGTCATCTGTGTTTACACAGATGACTTCACGGACCGCTTGGGTGTACTGGAGGCCGATGCAGCCATCCGTGCAGCGGGCATTAAGTGCCTGCTCACCTACAAGCCTGACGTCTACACCTACCTGGGCATCTACCGGGCCAACCGCTGGCACCTCTGCCCCACGCTCTATGAGAGCCGTTTCCAGCTAGGGGGCAGTGCCCGCGGCTCTCGTGTGCTGGACCGTGCCAACAATGTGGAACTGACCTAG
- the C17H11orf68 gene encoding UPF0696 protein C11orf68 homolog isoform X3 — MEPGEELEEEDSPGGREDGFTAEHLAAEAMAADMDPWLVFDARTTPASELDAWLAKYPPSQVTRYGDPGSPNSEPVGWIAAYGQGYIPNSGDVQGLQAAWEALQTSGRPVTPGTLRQLAITHHVLSGKWLMHLTPGFKLDHAWAGIARAVVEGRLQVAKVSPRAREGGRQVICVYTDDFTDRLGVLEADAAIRAAGIKCLLTYKPDVYTYLGIYRANRWHLCPTLYESRFQLGGSARGSRVLDRANNVELT; from the coding sequence ATGGAGCCAggtgaggagctggaggaggaggactcCCCAGGCGGCCGCGAGGATGGCTTCACTGCTGAGCACCTGGCCGCGGAGGCCATGGCAGCTGACATGGACCCCTGGTTGGTGTTTGATGCCCGCACTACACCTGCCTCGGAGCTGGATGCCTGGTTGGCCAAGTACCCGCCATCCCAAGTTACCCGCTATGGCGACCCCGGCTCGCCCAACTCGGAGCCCGTGGGCTGGATTGCAGCATATGGGCAGGGCTATATCCCCAACTCGGGCGACGTGCAGGGCCTGCAGGCAGCTTGGGAAGCTCTGCAGACCAGCGGGCGGCCTGTCACACCGGGTACCCTGCGCCAGCTGGCCATCACCCACCACGTGCTCTCGGGCAAGTGGCTGATGCACCTGACACCTGGCTTCAAGCTGGACCACGCCTGGGCTGGCATTGCTCGGGCCGTGGTTGAGGGCCGGCTGCAGGTGGCCAAGGTGAGCCCACGGGCCAGGGAGGGTGGGCGCCAGGTCATCTGTGTTTACACAGATGACTTCACGGACCGCTTGGGTGTACTGGAGGCCGATGCAGCCATCCGTGCAGCGGGCATTAAGTGCCTGCTCACCTACAAGCCTGACGTCTACACCTACCTGGGCATCTACCGGGCCAACCGCTGGCACCTCTGCCCCACGCTCTATGAGAGCCGTTTCCAGCTAGGGGGCAGTGCCCGCGGCTCTCGTGTGCTGGACCGTGCCAACAATGTGGAACTGACCTAG
- the C17H11orf68 gene encoding UPF0696 protein C11orf68 homolog isoform X1, with protein sequence MAAAAAAVAGAGRGGGGAEPRQERSRARGWAGAERSEGRRMEPGEELEEEDSPGGREDGFTAEHLAAEAMAADMDPWLVFDARTTPASELDAWLAKYPPSQVTRYGDPGSPNSEPVGWIAAYGQGYIPNSGDVQGLQAAWEALQTSGRPVTPGTLRQLAITHHVLSGKWLMHLTPGFKLDHAWAGIARAVVEGRLQVAKVSPRAREGGRQVICVYTDDFTDRLGVLEADAAIRAAGIKCLLTYKPDVYTYLGIYRANRWHLCPTLYESRFQLGGSARGSRVLDRANNVELT encoded by the exons atggcggcggcggcggcagccgtggcgggggcggggcgcggcggcggcggcgcggagcCCCGGCAGGAGCGGAGCCGGGCCCGGGGCTGGGCTGGCGCCGAGCGCAGCGAAGGCCGGAG GATGGAGCCAggtgaggagctggaggaggaggactcCCCAGGCGGCCGCGAGGATGGCTTCACTGCTGAGCACCTGGCCGCGGAGGCCATGGCAGCTGACATGGACCCCTGGTTGGTGTTTGATGCCCGCACTACACCTGCCTCGGAGCTGGATGCCTGGTTGGCCAAGTACCCGCCATCCCAAGTTACCCGCTATGGCGACCCCGGCTCGCCCAACTCGGAGCCCGTGGGCTGGATTGCAGCATATGGGCAGGGCTATATCCCCAACTCGGGCGACGTGCAGGGCCTGCAGGCAGCTTGGGAAGCTCTGCAGACCAGCGGGCGGCCTGTCACACCGGGTACCCTGCGCCAGCTGGCCATCACCCACCACGTGCTCTCGGGCAAGTGGCTGATGCACCTGACACCTGGCTTCAAGCTGGACCACGCCTGGGCTGGCATTGCTCGGGCCGTGGTTGAGGGCCGGCTGCAGGTGGCCAAGGTGAGCCCACGGGCCAGGGAGGGTGGGCGCCAGGTCATCTGTGTTTACACAGATGACTTCACGGACCGCTTGGGTGTACTGGAGGCCGATGCAGCCATCCGTGCAGCGGGCATTAAGTGCCTGCTCACCTACAAGCCTGACGTCTACACCTACCTGGGCATCTACCGGGCCAACCGCTGGCACCTCTGCCCCACGCTCTATGAGAGCCGTTTCCAGCTAGGGGGCAGTGCCCGCGGCTCTCGTGTGCTGGACCGTGCCAACAATGTGGAACTGACCTAG